The sequence CTCCTATCAATTCGGCAAATCAAGAAATTAACTTTAgaaagttaaaaaaataaattatttaatttttttctaaaacacATACCTACtactatataataatatatcaaagaaAATATATACCGGTCTACAAGTCCCTCAGCCGCCGataacaatatattattttttgttatatattttaattatgacaatatatatatatatataaatataaagagAAGTAGTattattttcttcacttttcacATAATCTAAAGGCTATCTATTTCTCCTTGATACTTTTTTTCTCGCTAGGGTTCCCAAATCAATCGTTCGTTGGTAGAAGGATGTCTTCCATAGATGGCGCTTCGCAGAAGATGATCGTGTTGAAGAGCTCCGACGGCGAGACATTCGAAGTGGAGGAGGCCGTCGCCGTCGAATCTCAGACCATAAAGCACATGATCGAGGATAACTGCGCCGACACCACTATCCCTCTGCCCAACGTCACGTCCAAGATCCTCGCCAAGGTGATCGAGTACTGCAAGCGCCACGTCGAATCCGCCGCCAAGGCTTCCTCCGACGGCGTTTCCACGGACAAGGTCGTCGACGACGAGTTGAAGAATTTCGACGCCGAGTTCGTCAAGGTGGATCAGGGGACGCTCTTTGATCTGATTTTGGTATATCCCTCTTTTTCTCTCCTTTTCATTTTACGGTTTTGCCCCTGGGTTTGGTTCTTTTAGCTGTCATGCCCTCCGTTTGACTAATCTGCCCCTGGATTTTTTTGGCTGGTTACCATTTTATGTGTGGCTGGACTTTGCTGCTATTTTCTGCTTCGGTAAATATCTGCCAAATGTCGCTTGAATGTGCTGTTGGATTGTTTGGTTTGTCATATTGAGTTTTAGTTTGGACCTATTCATGTTTCTTCTTTTCGCACGATAACCTTTGgcgtgtttttattttttgtttctcTTCTATTGGATTTCAGCTCCAACAACTGCAAGTCTGTCCTCACCAATTTATGTCATGTGTTGTCAAAGTTATATAACTCTCTTGAACACCATTTTAATTAGACAATATATTAGGGGCCACATGAAACTACTCCATTTGGATGGTTGCCCCGCCCAACTACTTGCTCAAAATCACGATGTGGAATTGGATTCTTTATCTGGCTATTTAATTTCATATGATTGATgttagttttatttttgaattgtgAGTTTCGTGGGATTTTACATGGTCATCGGTTTGTTTATCAGTAGGGATTCCCCTTTGTTCTAATTTACAGTTCATTAAAATTTTGTCTGCCTTGTCTTGTGACATGGACTGGAGATGAAGATGCATTGGGCAAAATTTTCTTATTGGATTGGTGATTTGTCTGGTTTTTGTGCTGGGTTTTAAGCATCTTTGGTTTTTCACCCTGCTAAATGTTTGACATTTTTACCATGCTACATGctgaaacttttttttttttttttggtttctaGACTCATGTAAGGGCATTTGTGTGATAGGTTTCACTTATTTTGAGCTTGTCCCTTGATGCACTTTCTTTGTTTGTGGTGTTCAAATTTCTAATCAACGCCTGTCTTAAACTGGTTTTTGATATTTAGACTTCTTATATGCAATATCCTTAGTTGGAATATTCGAGTTTTTGGCTCTGCTGATAGCACCCCTTTTCCTTCTTTTGATTGAATGGCTACACACCCAACCCACCCTGCTTTCTTTCTTGGTTATGGCAAAGAAAGTTTTTGAAAGCTGGTTCTTTCTCTTGTTCTCTAAAGTATCCCCTAATATCTTTCCAGGCTGCAAACTACTTAAACATCAAGAGCTTACTTGATCTCACCTGTCAAACTGTGGCTGACATGATCAAGGGTAAGACACCTGAGGAGATTCGCAAGACCTTCAACATAAAAAATGACTTTACTCcagaagaggaagaagaagttcGCAGGGAGAATGCATGGGCTTTTGAGTGAATGCTGCTAAATGTGTCTATATACTAATTGTTTTGCGCTCTCTATATTTCATGTGGACAGAATGCCGTCAGTTCATGTGTCTTATCTTGTTCTGTGGAGACTTGCCCTTTTCACAATCGATCTATGAATTTGAAACTTATCTTGTTACTTGAGTATTGTAACCGTATTTGAGCGAGGCTCATTTGGTTGTTTATTGTGAATTCTGCCCACTCTTTACCTCGAAATTTAGCCCTGCGAACTGTTTTTGTGCATGAAACAGCTGCTTGTGCTGTTTGCTGGATCTTTGATCGTAATATTtacaccaaaataaaaaaagtaaaaaaaattgtcTCCTGCATTCTGGGCCATATGGTAGACACTGATAAAAAGTCATCTCGATCCCTGTTATCATATCATCGGGGAAGTTTTGTTAGATGAGGTAACTGATGCCTTATCTTATTCTTCTTTTATAGAAGCTTCAAGTCATCCTCTCGAAAACCCAGcccttttttttaaatacatgtTTTGGTTAGAGGATTATTGATAGATATAATTTTAGGTTGCATTTGGatgcaaatatttgatttgaggaAAGAATTTGAAATTCGTGGCACCGGTGTGGATTGTTGTTTCATACtttcaaaatataatataatgtagCCCGATCCAACAATATCGATCTGCAATAGTTATAATGACAGGTAGTTCTTTTTATGGTAAATGCTTCCATAATATGAAGAAAAGTGTATTGAAAAAGGAGGAATTTAAGCTGCTTGTTTCAACTTTTTACACAAACATAAATGATTGATTCGGCTTTTCATACATACATAAAATTAAGTTCTTTTTTAAAAGCCTAAATTTATAGTTTTTCAAATAACTCAAatttaaaaagtatttttcaTCTATTTATCACATCACGAAATTattacaatttttatttaaaaacatatttttaaaagcaaaattaaaaaacatttttaaaagtAAAATATTTGTATTCAAACGGGCTCATAGTTGGTTCAAAAACTAGGGAGGACAATAAATGCATTGAGGAAAGGAGAAATTTGAACTGCTACAATTTTTGTAACTAAACATAAATGATGGATTCGATTCAAGAATGTAAGAGtaagaaatttcttttattattttaattttaataaataaaaatatatatcaatatatTGGGGACATTTATTTTGTCGTCTAATTTTGATTGGGATTCCGCATCTATAAATAAACACAAGTGGTGAAAGccctatttatatttataaaaggATCATagtattatttagacgatatgttttattttgttcCTCATTTGGACTTGAGCGTCGTCTCATAAATTCCCAACTCACGCGTTTTCATTTTATATTAAAGAGACTTTAAGATGGCTTTGACTACATAGACAGATGAATCGATCTATTCCAATAAtcttttggattttaaaaaaaaaattcaaaatttttattataccTCTTATGCTCATGAACTTACTTTATACGTTAATGCttttttctttaattaattCGAAATATAAAAGTgggaaataaagaaataagaaCAAACATTTGTCCTCATGTAagcaacaaataaaaaattgaaccTTTGAATGCCCCACAAGTTAATATCCCTTTTATTAGGAGTGGGCATTAAAcggttcaaataaaaaaatcgacCACACCGTAAAATTTGGTTTTTTCGATTCCGTTTAAACGGTTTTTCAGTCGGTTCTGGGTTTGATTTTTGATAGTTCCGGATTTTCGGTCCAGTTTTTGGttctgaatttttaaaaatcgatAAAATCAAACCGaccatttaaaatataataaataataaaaataattaatacatgTAATTTTCATTGGGTTTACAGATTTACCACATTCCCCCTTGACTTTTCACCGTCAAACCTGATAACCTTCAAtcgttatattttttattattttgttttgatgTTTGCAAGATAACTAACAAATTGGTTACAAAATCATaaccatgtatatatatttttttacttaATTTTGATGTTTCaagataataaaaattttggtttggtcgctgtttttttattatatttgttttaaatttctaacataTAACTTCATTTATAACTCTACTTCTTACTCAAACTGTAATAATTTATCGTAATAACCAAAACCGtaataaaaaaaacagaacCAAACCGAAATAAAATGGTTTGGTTTCAGATTATGAATTTGAAAAACCGTAAGGATAATGCTATTAGTATATAAAGTTTTACAAAGAGGTTTACACGCCctattaaattaagaaaatatatcaaaattcttttaaaatatttaattacttTCAATTTACAATTATTTGTCTTGTTCAAAAAAACtattaacaaaaatattattattttttattttattatttattgtgcaTTTTAGGGGTGTCAAAATTGAACCCGATTCGAGTTGACCAGATAATTATCGAATTAAGGTGGAGGTTTAAGGGTTCAGGTTGGAcccaaaatatttgattttttaaaatttttaaaaaaataattaaatacacataataataatcaatatactttgatttaaatacataataacaaaatctcactTATATAGTtctatatgatttaaatttgaaagttcaagtgtacaaaatttaaaatgtaCTTAAtacacaaaatattaaaaatcaatgttttacaaaataattattacatgtTGAAAATATATGATACAATTTacaataagtttttttttcaaacatacaatatataaaaatatagtaaatatttcttaattctataaataagtacaaaaactttttaaaaatttctcaaACCAAATCCGAATAAATCAATAGCGACTACTCGAACTCGACTAACCCGATCAACTCAAACCTacatgatttgatttttattttgtttttttaacaaaataattaattattacacataataataaaaaaatattttaatttaaatacataataataaaatctcgTTTATATACGATgtaaatttaaaagtttaattttaaaatttttaaaatatatttactataaaaaatagacaattattatttttgttcaactcaataaataattatattttcataattatattttaaaattttataaagtaattatttttgttgaactcagtaaaattaattctataaataagtaataaaaaaatattttctttaaaagattttttgagCAAGACAAAAGAATTATAGGTTtggttgaaaagaaaaaaaatttaaaagaattttgataTACTTTCATAATTTAATAGGGCGTGTAACCTTCTATGTAAAACTCTATGTACACGTCGCATTATCCAAACCGTAAATCGAAACACCAAACAGAATTTCGTTAAAACTGAACTGAACATACAATTGCACACCCATACCTTTTATCACAGATCTTATTCAGGTGCCTAGATCGACGAACTGTGTCGCACattcttttgatttttatgCTTCTTCCTCTCCTCTTAACCTTTTGTTTGGGTGAATGACGAGTTTTCTCattgatattttaataaaaaaattaaaagtttacCGTTGAAAAAGTTAACACCTCTTTGTAacattaaaaagaaaatattgccCAACCAATTGGAATTTTTATAtaactaaattttatttaattcttttttttttgaacaaaaaatttatttaattctgaatgtGAATAGTTCGTAATTCGTACGCATGACTTTTTTTGTATTACTTTAACTTATGTTAAAGAAGTAACGGGTATTTGTGGGTTATTTTTTTGGGCAGGTTTCGTTTCCACTTCCCATAGGAATATTTGTGGTTTTCATGGTTCATTTGGCGACCATCCCAATTACTGGAACTGGTATTAATTAACACCGTTAATTGAATATTTGGATCATTTTCTGGGCCAATTTCAACAAAATATATTCAGAAAATGTTCAAGTATACATGTATGACAATTACATTTTTCATAATTAGGCTGCACACGCTTATGAAATATCACTTGTTTGTTCGAATTAATTTGACAAACGCTTATGTAAGACTTATTTCAACAATCATATTATGTTTTATAAAACAAGTGCATGAAAATTTGATGGGTTCatgaacaaatttttttttttggttaattGAAGTAACTTAAATGATTAGTTTATTTATATTGTTTTGTATACGGtataattgtttaaattttataatattcacAGTGTTATAAATTTAGTGTAGAAAAAAGAGGAACAAAATGAAAGACTAGAGAAATACAATAGAAAAAAGATGAGTGAAATCAGTTCTCTCTTATTTCAATTAtacacctctatttataagtTAGAGAGAATATTACACAAAAGAATattacaatcaaatcaatcacCTAAATATCATCTATATATAACATCATCCTTAGATGATTGGTGGAGAGTCCAATGTTGCCTCATTAAAACTTTGTCAGTAAAACTCAGTGGAAAAAAACCCGaacgaaggaaaaaaaaaagtacaaCAATTGATACTCCCCCTGATTTCAATCACCAAAGGTCTTTTAGTTAATGCATCCATATCTTGTGCACCAATTTCTTGAATGTTGATGTTTGTGAATAAATTAGCTACATTGTCATGTGAGCGAATTTGTTGGACATCAATATCACATTTCTTCTGAAGTTCGTGCGTGTagaagaaatttgatgaaatatgttTTGTTCGATCGCCTTTATTATATCCTTCCTTTAATTATGCAATGCAAGCAACATTATCTTCGAATATAGTCGTCGAACTATCTTTTGTTGTTGGTAGTCCGcatgatttttgaatatgttgtgttaTGGACCTCAACCATATACATTCTTGGATTGTTTCATGCATTGCAATGATCTCTAAGTGGTTTGATGATGTTGTTGTTAAATTTTGCTTTTGTCGACTTCCATGATATAACTGTGTCCCCTCGTGTAAAAACATAACCCGTTTGGGATTTGGTTTTATGTAGATCTGAAAGATAGTCTGCATCTGCATATCTTAATAAagagaaatttgatttttttcgaATAAAGCAAACTCATGTCAATTGTACCACGTAGGTAACGAAATATGTGTTTTACACCATTTCAATGTCTTCGCGTTCGAGAAGAGCTATATCTCGCTAGAAGGTTAACAAAAAATGCTATATTTGGTCGAGTACAATTTGCAAGATATGATAACGTACCAATTGCACTCAGATATGATACTTTCGGACCAATAGTATTCTCTCCATCTTCAAGTGGATGAAAATGATCTTTCTTAGTGTCAAGTGATCTAACAATTATTAGTGATGCTAATGGATGTGCTTTCGTTTTAATATCTTTTCTGCATTGATGATGCTAATGGATGTGCTTCCATTTTAATATCTTTTTTGCGTACGAAAATTGATGAACAAATATTTCTTTTTGAATGTTCAATTTGCAAGCCAAGACAAAATTTTGTCTTTCCCAAAtcttttttctcaaaaaaataattgacAGTTTTGGTAAGCACTTCGGGAGTTCTTGTGAAATTTAGATCATCCATATATACTGTCACGATTGCAAATCTTCATCCgtcttttttttgtaaaaacgcATGGACAAATAGCATCATTTGTGTAACTTTCTTTTAACAAATACTCACTAAGGCGATTGTACCACATGCACCTggattgttttaatccatataaTTACTTTTGCATTTTTATTGAGAACATGGTCTTGGGGATTGTATCACTTGCTTCTTATGACTTAAATCCTTCAAAATTTCATTTATATGTCGTTATCAAGTTAACcatataaatatgcagtaacCACATCCATAAGTCACATGTCCAATTTTTCTGATACAACCAAGCTAATCAAGAATCGAAAAGTGGTGGCATCCGTTACAGGTGAGTACGTTTCCTCATAGTCGATTCCAGATCTTTGAGAGAAACCTTGGGCTACAAGTTTGGATTTATATCTTACAATTTCgtcattttcatttatttttcgtATGAACACCTATTTGTATCCTACAAAGATTATATTTTTAGGTGTTTGAACTACGGGTCCAAACACTTTACGTTTCTCTAAAGAATCTAATTCCGATTATAAAAGCCACCTTCCATTTTGGCCAGTAATTTCTTTGTTGATAATCTTATCAGATTGTGGTTCGGGATCATCATTGCCTTGCATAATATCAAGGATTACATTTAGAGTGAAAACATCATCGATGTTTGTATTACTTCGATTTCATATTTTACGAGATATTAAATAATTTGTTGAAATCTCTATATTTTCATGTGATTGTAAATTTTCATGAATCACTTTATCCACATCTGTTTCATTTATTTCTCTTGTTCTATCATGTAAAGTTGCTTCTTCTGGAGCTGTACCTGCTTCTTTTTCTTGTACTTTTCTTTTTCTAGGCACCGCATCCTTCGAACCAATTGTTTGACCAAGCTTCTAGCATATTTTAGATTCATTTGCGGGTAAATTATTACATGGTCCTAAGGGGACATCAATCTTTATCAGAGTATTCTCTACTAGTGTGTATGATTTTGTCACATTTTTTGTATGGTAGCGCTTAGAAGTATCGctcccaaattacccgactcaacttagataaataaaataaaatgtagtagcgagagtagagatcattcccacgagaaaagtgaatttaattgtgttcttaaaattattgaaaataattaaaaaaggggttttggattttcaatttaactactaataattaaaaacagATTAAACTAAATTTTATTAACTAGCATGCAGATTAGGATTTGAATGAAGAAATCAATTTAAAACAAGttttggtatcggtcgactacgcccttgaagttattcactcgatcaccgattctttaaaaataattaattctcatttgaatatttatcattaaaaacttaattcccatctcaccttaattttagttaattagacacaatcGTTATAAATTAACCCTTAACAATAAATCAATCAAGATACAAGCGatcaagatttaaatctaaagtagcattcaaactagtgaaacagatgaatctagacaacacaaacacacgcggttgtatttaatctagtcaattgttgttcctaaaatttaacaaattcacaagcggaaattattaatcatagtttcttcacaaattcgaaggatcaaacaattacggatttgatatctaatttagctgTAGATTGCATGAGAAAATTATTAGGTGATCAAGccaataattaaacacaaaaGCATATCAAtcgattccaaacaactcttgatactcaaataaaaatcaaaaaatgaagatcaaaatctcacaagataaataaaacttcaagggtttgtcttcctaTACCAAGTATAAAACTTAGCCactaaaattcatgaaaatcctaagaaaaattgaagaaaaaaattaattctaaAAACAAGAGATGAAAACCTAGTCGCCACGACCTATTCTTCACTCTTCAGCCATCCAAAGATGATTAAATTCGGGttctagatgat comes from Henckelia pumila isolate YLH828 chromosome 4, ASM3356847v2, whole genome shotgun sequence and encodes:
- the LOC140863229 gene encoding SKP1-like protein 1A, whose product is MSSIDGASQKMIVLKSSDGETFEVEEAVAVESQTIKHMIEDNCADTTIPLPNVTSKILAKVIEYCKRHVESAAKASSDGVSTDKVVDDELKNFDAEFVKVDQGTLFDLILAANYLNIKSLLDLTCQTVADMIKGKTPEEIRKTFNIKNDFTPEEEEEVRRENAWAFE